ACGCGTGGACACTAAAACGAAGGAACATTATCTACAGATACAGAGTTGTGTACCGATCTGAAAAGTGGCAGTAGTGTGACATCGATCCTGTTAGTGTCTTGTATGCATACGATTTATGAACCGCATAATAAGAGCATGGTGCACATGCAGTTTATATATTCCACTTATGTATTCTAATAACTTCCTAGTTTATATTAAACCCACAAGGAATAAGTGGATATTAGCACTTTAGCAGCTTTGTTATGTGTTAGTCTACGTACTTGTATGTATGTACTCTACATTAAGAAGAATTAATCTTATACTCTGATAAAACAAAACCCACCATCTATTTATCCTAACATGTCAGCTATCCAAGTTGGCAATGCACTGTCATATACAATTAAAACCACTAAGTAAAACCACACAAGATGTCCACGTCAGCAAGACATATAAGCATTTTGTTGTTCACGTCATCGTACCACGCAATTCACTAATTCATAATTCCCGTAGCAACGCGCGGGTATGTTTCTAGTAATAGATAATAAAGAACTCCTTGTTCCTGCTTTCTCTCTTTTCTCTTTGTTCATCATATTACCTACACGAGTTGTACGGATCTTAAAGGTAACAGTGTGACATCGATCCTGTTGGTGCCTCATGTACATTTAATGAAACCATGCAATGATTCTATCTTATATCTTACTATTACACTAGATTAAGGCTCCAAACAAACAAAAAGATAAACCTAAAAAATTAGATCTTATCTCATTATTACTGATTAGTGGCTTCATAATTTTCGCGAGACACACTAGGGAACAAGATAATTCACATAAATTCTCATATATCAAAAGCATCTAGCCTTTAATTTAGTAGACAATCATcgtactattactaattagaggcttcACGTGCACGGTGCTATAGTTTGAAAATAGAGGCAACAATGAGAAAGCGTTGAAATCCAAGAATCACTACTACAATAagtttaaccgaggcgggcaaagcaACCGCCTCGAACAAAAGGTCACGATTAATACACGAACTACCGAGAAGGTtgtttgcccgcctcggttaatcaaataaaaatagagaaaaatccATGGACAggcccgccgagcccatccaGGCACTGCCGCAGCTAGATCAGCGCGCCGCCGCAACCACCGTCGGATCCAAGCGCCCGCTGCCGGATTCGGGCACCCGCTGGCTTGATCTGGTCACCTACTCGCCGGGGCCGTTGGTGGAGCCGCCGGGACCGCTGCACCTGGACGCGCTGCCGCTGATGGATCTCATGCACGGGCTGTCGGATCCACCACCAGGGAAGGATCTGGGCCTCGCGCCGCCCCCCTGCATGCCCGATCCGCTGCCCCACGCATGCCACCAGCAGATCCGTGGaggggagggagaagagggagcCTCTGGATTTGCACCGCCGCTGCTCCGCTCgctggagggagagggaggccgcGCCGcttgagggagagggaggcgtgCCAGTGGTCCTCCTCACCTCCACGTCGGAGAGGGAGCCGCCCGTGCTGCCGTCGGAGTATGGAGGGAGAGAGGCTCGGGAGGGAGAGTgtgagggagagagtggaggggCGCCATCGGGCTCTCCTTCCCGAAAGGCGCGTGGTCGGGCTCTCCCCCTGCGAGGGGCGCGTCACTCGGCCTCAACTATGGGATGGGGAGATAGAAGTGAGGAGTGAAAACCCCTAACCCCTGCGTTTATATATTGGTGATATTAGTGGGCTAGCGGGCTAGGCCTAATTTACTGAGACGGTTGAGTTAGAATGCCCACCTGGGTTAATGATTTACCGAGGAGGTTGCGTTAGGATGCCCACCTCGTTAATATATATTAACCGAGACGGGCCTTTTAGGTTGCCCGCTTCAGttattaactgaggcggttggGGGCTGGCTGTCCGGCCACCCAATAACGGAGGCGGGCAACAGGCCCTCCCGCCTCCGAGGCCATTTGGCAACGCCTTGAAAAAGATTTATTGTAGTAGTGAATTTCAAGTGCACATTGTCATATTTTTTAGGAAAAAAGGTCTATTTTACCCCCTCATCTATGTAGTTTGATTTTCCTTGTCAAACTCCAAAACTAGAAGTCTTAGCCTTTGAACTCTCAAACCGTTCAAATTACCTCCCTGTCCTGTTTTGAAAGCATTTTTGTTTTTTCTGGTTAAAAAATATAGTAAATACTTGGTAAGACTATTGAACCACAGAAAATGTcttcaaatttcaaaaaaatccaaaaaaatataCCTAGAGATGTATTGGGACAgaacaaattcaaataaaatatttaaatcTCGTGAAAATATCTTTAGAAGCTTCCAAAGTTAGATTTAGCTCTAGGAAAAATGAAAAAATATCCCAAAAAATAAGTAAAATTCACAAAACATTCCATTTGATGTATAAATGTATTTTGAAAACTTCACACAACAAAAAACATTAGACATAACAAGCTTGAATGCATTTGACATTAACATATattgcattcatgctggttgcatctcatatttttgcaGCCTAAAGTTTTTAAAACACGTTTAGACTTTAATTAAAATGTTTTGGtatttttctacattttttgtgTATTTTTTCTCATTTTTGGTAGAGGTAAAATATATTTTAGCTTTTACAAGCTCTAAATATTTTACTTGGATTCTTCATATCTTAATCCGTCTCTATGATTTTTATCAAATTTTCTAGAAGGTTAGAGACATTTTCTATGGCAAAAACTTTATCTAGTATAAGTATTTATGGATTTTCAACTTAAAAAGATAAAACCGCCTTTAAAACAATTTCAATACAAGATAACAGGGTAATTCGAACGATTTTCAAAGTTCAAGATGTAAGTTGTCTGATTTAGAATTCAAGGAGAAAAAAATAGATTTTCAATCAAAGAGGTAAAATAGCTTGTGTCGGGTATTAGTATTAGGGATACTCGAAGATGGAATCTGAGGACCGCGGACGATGGCTCAAGGACGTATTTCAGTCTCGACCAACCCCAAGGGCGcggtctccatctcgcccgaccccttgggcatgGGCCTCGCGTCGCCTGACCCTAAGGGTGCGACAGCCATCTCCCCGAACTCTGAGggcatgggctctgtctcgcccgatccctagggcgcgggctccgtctcgctcgacgagGGACtataccgcctccaaccactacagGTCAGAAGGTACGATCCCAGGGTCAAACATCTGACACCGGGCAAGAAGTAGGCATGTCTCAACGCGACCCATGGCCACGTTAGGCCACGCCCGGGGTTCACATCGCCAACAGTGACGAatgcgtggtcactatgctgccaactcctcgTACGGCCGCTAACCGGCACGTGGGTTCACCATGTCGTCCGCCGGGACGGGATGGAACACCACGACCAGCTGATGACGCCGAggcatggcaccagtggtgaacagGAGCCCAGCGTGGAGCTATCCCCGTCACCATCTTTAGCATCGGCgggacccacataaaggagaagaaggacccgacggccctagaggccttcttctccctggcttttctccttctttctctctgtaaccggcgccttccccttcacctataaaaggggaagcaggatggCCCACAACACACGGCAAACGGACTGACAGCGAACACATAGCAGAATAAACACACAGCTGAACGAGCTCAGCAAGACTCTTCTGCATTCGatcttttcactagagacttggaaacttctccctctctcgcccgtttgtaacccctactacaaactagttctgataacacgagcagcagcaaactggacgtagggacattacgcccgaaccagtataaattcttgtgtccttcgagcacaccatccaggtcAGACGTgtagatacaaatttactcgtcggtggtccaaaacaccgatagttggcacactaggtagggggccttttgcgcgtctcgacgtccacatcaggccttggatggctagtcacggagTCAGCTAGGTCTCAGGcgtgcacgtgcgcttcgggaacctagacttcatcgtcacgatggagggagaggTGGCGCAGGCTCTTGTCGCCGTCCATCCTCTCCACTCTATCAACCTCGACGCGATcatcgaggcgcttgaggagctgtaggTGCACGCACCGGAGGACCGCGCCCCCGGGAATAGCTagctcctcggctttgattaTAGGAGGTTAGAGGACTAgctcgatgccttcctaggaccccgatcgtcctaggaggacctacgccgcctcaccttctcgttcaccaatgtcatggcgCAGCTTGCCGGGGAGAAACCGCTCTTCTcggaatacctcatctagagcgccCCGTCGACATtcctgttcggtctccgcaatgctgcGAGGACTGTTGGCCACCTTATGGCGCAATGCATGCCCAAATCCCCTACAaacgatgagttcgtggggatgaatGAATATGTCGTGGAgactttccacgaccttctcgtaGGAGATTCAGAGTCGCCCTCtaactctgactctagtagggggagccatcacccctcgcgagaatgtttcatggaaggtacccccgagggacgcATCAAAAGTGTCCataagggaggggctaccccaacaaatgacctcgacgacgaggtcgagggagatgcaggggccccaccttgccTGCAGGTGGAGTAGCTAAGGGCGCGGTACAAGGAACTCGAGGATGCGTGACTCTAGCTAGAGCAGGAGCACGTGGAGCTTGAGCAAGAGATCGAGCGccgcggagacggtgggcgtgcgcgccatggcccgtgatgtGAATCGGAGGACATTGAGGATGATGGAGCTCTCCCACACTTCGCCCAggtaagccagaacatcgctgtcgTGGTGGCCTTGCTTCGAGGGCTTTCGGAGCCTACGAtacccgaggatcgtcgggcccaacGTGAGATCCGCATGCTGCTCGAGCGCGCGGCGATGCAGCATGCGGAGAGCTCGCTGTCTATGCAACACGAGCTCAACGCCAGCCAACATGCGCCCTCGGGACGACATGTTAGGAACGTGTCTATCCACCAGGCACCGCGCATCGGCGGGGAGTGCGTCGTGACTCCGATGCATGAGTGTTTCGGCCTCCACCATGATGCACGTAACACCCTAGATGCCCATAGGCATGCACGGAGTGACGAGAGAGAGGAAgccagccatggctaccaccctcatcgcgGTGGATGCTACAACCACGACGAGGACTGGAGCTCGAGCCTTGACCTGCCGGGGCCTCAGGCCTTTGGTTGACATATCCTCAACGCCGTCTTCCCATCATGGTAcagaccaccgaccaacatcccaaaactactctagggaaataaaccctggactatggctcaaggattactgGCTTGTTTGCCAAGTCGGTGGGGTGGATAGTGATAGTTTCATTATTcgtaaccttccattgttcttggccgatttggcgtgaacatggttggagcaccttccgcccaaccgaattCAAAGTTGGGCGAACCTAAAGGAGATTTTCATGGAAAACTTCTAAGGCACCTACGCGcgtcctggaaacccatgggatctcaaaaactaccaacaGAAGTTTAGGAAAACTCTTCGTGagtacatctggcgcttctcctggcagtgcaacGAACTGCCCGACGTCACTAACGCCGatgtcataggagccttcctgtccgagaccacctgtgagtccctagttcacaagctgggatgtaagggcccatgaaccaccaaggagctcctcaacatcgccaccagccacgcctcggaTGAGGAGGTAGTCGGGGTGATTTTTACCACCCTAAGGGCAAGGCGAAGTAGGACGAGGACACCGGTGAATgcgcctccaaccgccccaacaagaagaagaacaagcagcggcatgagggctcactcgtggcgctgccgaccgcaaggttggtcggaagcccaccgagggtaccctagaccactttgagaagctgctcgaagggccatgcccgaaccatgtcTTCCCTGTCAAGCACCTGTATAAAGACtgcgtcctcatgaagcggttcttgtccggtaGCTCCAACAatggggagcataggaaggagcccaagctagCCACAAACTATGCtgaggggaaggacggtggcttCCCGACACCGGACAGCTGCCTCATGATATTCTGAGGGtcgatggcctatgactccaagcgctgcTAGAAGCTTAcatgccgtgaggtctatacgaccgagccggccgcgccttccttcctccgatggtcggagtccaccatcacctttgatcggaccgaccacccggaAAGCATCCCACAGCCGGAAAGATACGCactcatggttgacccgatcgtcggcatgaagcgcctcaccaaggtgttgatggatggaggcagcgaccacaacatcatgtatgctgagacgctcgacgccatgggcatcgaccgatcgcgcaTCCGACCTACCggggcacctttccacggcatcgtgcctggaaggcgggccatgccacttggatagatcgatctgcctgtcaccttttaagaatccaaccaattataggacaaagacccttacctttgaggtggtcaggttccatgagacctaccatgccatcctgggacatccatgctacgcgaagttcatggccgtccctaactacacctatctgaagttgaagatgctgggttcatgcggggtcatcaccgtcggcacctccttctagcatgcctacgagtatgaggtcgagtgctgcgaacacgccACGGTGATTGTCGCCTCCAAAGGGCTCGCGGCCATCAGAGAGGAAGTCGTCGAAGAAGCGCCTAACCCCAAGTGGTCGGCCAGGTGTTTCGAGCCCgtggagggcgccaaggaggtcctcatagacgcCAGCGGCTCTGATGGCAAAGTGGTGCGTATCGGCACcgtgctttcctctaaatagaaaagcgtgctcatcgacttcctccacgccaacagagacatctttgcatggagaccctcAGACATGATAGGCATTTCGAGAGAAGTCATAGAGCACGCCAtgaagatcaggctaggctccaagccggtgaagcagtgcctacatcgcttcgatgaggagaaacgcagggccatcgacgAGGAGATTGCAAAACTTTTGGCGACcaaattcatcaaggaggtgtatcaccctaagtggttagccaatcccgttcttatatgaaaaaagagtgggaaatggagaatgtgtgttgactacatgggtctcaacaaagcatgtccaaaggatacgtttcctttgccacgcatagatcaagtagtcgactcgacctcagggtgtgaaaccctttgcttccttgatgcgtactccgagtaccatcaaatcgtgatgaaagagtctaaccagctcacgacatctttcatcaccccattcagatcgttctgctacgtcatAATGCTGTTCGGCCTGAAGAACGCGGGGACTACAtatcagcgttgtatgctcaagtgttttagggacctcatcgggcaaaccGTTGAGGCTTACGTGGACgatatcatggtcaagtccaaataggctaaccaggtcatagtcaacctagagcagaccttcacgaaactctgagcaaacggcatcaaactcaacctcgagaagtgtgtttttggggtcccaaggggtatgctgctgggttttatcgtctccaagcgtggcatcaaagctaaCCCGAAGAAGATCTcgaccatcatgaggatgggcccgatttagaacataaagggggtatagcTAGTTACAGGCTGCCTCGCCGTGCTCAGCCATTTTATCTCACGCCTCatcgaatgaggtctccccctctatcggcttctgaagaaagccaaccatttcaaatggacgcccgaggcctaggaggcacttggcAAGGTCAAGTAGCTCCTGATGAAGGCCCCAATCCTGGTCCCCCTGACCTAtagggaaccgcttctgctctacattgcggccaccacgcaagtggtcagcatcGCCCTGGTATTAGAgtgggaagaagagggacacaccctcaaagtacagcaTCTCGTgcacttcattagcgaggtcttgtctgattccaagactcgctaTCCCCAAATGTAGAAGCTCCTTATTGccgtccttatcgccaagaggaagttgcgtcactacttctaGTCGCACCcggtgacggtcgtgacgtcattccctcttggtgaggtcatccaaaactaggatggcACCGGAAGAATcgctaagtgggcactcgagctaatgggtcagggcatttcgtatgcccctcggacggccatcaagtcccaagtgctggccatTTTTGTTACAaaatggaccaagatccaaatgccaccaacaaccatcgaccaagagtactagacgatgtacttcgacggatcgctgatgaagaaaggcgccggcatggggctggtctttgttttgccccttagGGTACGCATGAGTActtggttcgcatccatttccttGCCTCCAACAATATGGTCGTGTATGAAGCActcgtcaacggcctacgcatcgccgtCAAGTTAGGCATCTGGCGGCTTGATGTctaggtgactcctagctggtcgtcgaccaagtcataaaggaatcaagctaccacaactCCAAAATGGCTGCATATTGCTGAGAAgtccgccagctagaggacaagttcgacgatcTTGAGCTCAATCGCATCCCGAGGcggctcaacgaagcagccgatgcgctggcaaagatggcatccaACTGAGAGCCGATGCCAATGGGCATCTTCGCCAGTGATCAGTATAAGCGCTCAGTCCGCTACGAGGAGCTAGAACAGATCGGTGATAGGTCACCTGccctaggctcgagggctgaccaACCGTCGGTTCCTTTcgaccctaaagtcatggagcttaacGAGGATCCAGCGGCAGAACCCGACCCTCTAGCtgactggaggatgccttacctcaactacctcctctgtgaggcgCTATCAATGAACAAAATGGAGGCTTGGTGGCTAGCGCGTCGCACCAAGTCCTTCGTTGTTATCGAGGGCGAGCTCTACAGGCGAAGCTACACCTGCATCCTGCAGCGCTATATTTCCATTGAACAAGGGAagtagttgctgagtgatatccatggtggggtctgcgagcaccatgccgcacctaggaccctggtcggaAACATGtttcgacagggcttctactagccgactgcagtagccaacgctgaacggattgtgcgcacctgtgaatcatgtcaatactatgctcggtagacccacttgccagcccaagcactccaaatgatctccatcacatggccgtttgcGGTCTATGGGCTCAatatggtcggacctctcaagagggcgcccggaggctatacgcacttgcttgtcaccgtagacaagtttacaaagtggatagaggctcgaccgatctccgtgatcaagtctgagcaagccgtgttattcttccttgacatcgtccatcgctttggagtctcgaactccattatcacggacaatggcacgcagttcaccaagaaaaagttcctccaattctacgaTGAATTCCACATCCGTGTCGATTGGGCTGCCATGGCGTACCGCCTcacgaacgggcaggtcaagcgcgagaacggcatggtcctacaaggcctcaagcctaggatcttcaaccggttcaACAAGTTTGGAGGACAATGGGTCACGGTGCTCTGAAGCCTAAGGACGACCCCCAGCTGAGCCAtcggctacacgccattcttcatggcctatggttttgaggctatcctcccgatcgacctcgattatggagcgccgagggtcagggcatacgacgaacagggagccgaggcgtccctcgaggatgccatggatcagctcgatgaagcacgcgatgttgtcctcctccgcttggccaagtaccagcaagcattgtgtcggtaccacaaccatcgggtgcggggttgggccttcaacgtcgaggacctagtgctccgcctcgtctagagcatcaagaaccgccacaagctctctccgccgtgggagggaccgtatgtcatcgcggaggtgctctgaccaggcacctataagctcaagaccatcgacggcgaagtcttcatcaatgcctagaacatcaaacaGTTACATCACTTTTACCCCTAATATATGCGCATACTTACGAAAATTAAGAATGACGTTTCTGAAACGaaaaacactttctcttatcggttttgctatcttctcctcgatctttagtgacacccaacctcGGCAACGATAAAGGGTCGGggctcactcaggggctgataagagtatatctacccggcagacattctctgtgcccg
This sequence is a window from Miscanthus floridulus cultivar M001 chromosome 10, ASM1932011v1, whole genome shotgun sequence. Protein-coding genes within it:
- the LOC136488103 gene encoding uncharacterized protein, yielding MPMGIFASDQYKRSVRYEELEQIGDRSPALGSRADQPSVPFDPKVMELNEDPAAEPDPLADWRMPYLNYLLCEALSMNKMEAWWLARRTKSFVVIEGELYRRSYTCILQRYISIEQGK